Proteins encoded within one genomic window of Schaalia sp. HMT-172:
- a CDS encoding tetratricopeptide repeat protein translates to MSTLRAAVNISTSIVKSLVKVAGFGFVADAIEGGQELYQLACSLKDETFGSAEAQMSGALRSTIKNEFEIIEDGLVVSGLDLKSIDLFIGSLETAANETIRKLLDDEDALCEAITKPETFHAYVLEKSKQVRVNFKPEEEHYLDNLLRCIADEYLVLAPNSPRYNMAALKAALEQLYEIIIEVRNIKSIIASTAEAHSKQHEQLHNDIESLRTAHIDTSTKSCPKKLNNNVWGSRPRPLRHWIERYPEIDGQTLQDRILNPSTINFPSFNVLIGHAGSGKTRLAAAIADRCESDGWSLVAWINASSYNTITNDMIAFGESVLNVMTGLFEDRTVRVNQVLSVLRTRSYTNCIFVFDNIQNIDDLSSLLPSGPGIHILATTRNRNGWRHQDNWNEYIIEDFTRNDSIKLLQDITKDANREAANNIANYLGDLPLAIAQAGTTCAHYYQNLEDYFNDIQLHNVDRLLEAIEGTEYSTGTITALHFAVTTTLDRLSDVTIQIEAKKILTILCFLAESGIPSKWLKFSNFHSRKAYSLLFDFSIISESADGEVAFIHRLQALALRTHLTPNERAIAELTCVNFLIQHYKDSSGADTITTHRDRAIAITSQLSAMSQQPHSHSLFRHDELQSALFELLAFAYDRHTAHHTITLTHALGIIQNLLGIDNLTVLCARNNLAEAYYDNGYIIEAIRLYSETLDHCIQTLGANHIETRNTRSNLADAYFQAGHHERIIELYEDALNNDLKSLGSTHIETLTTQQHLADAHSRSDLIDNALNHYRILADNLTQALGPDDVDTLNARCRLAFTYHSAGYIDDAIRHFSTLLRDCQIALGLNHFLTHEVINNLAHTYKVAGRNNEIITLLTEALDASAQTNGPTHYFTLELQNDLANAYLDMSDIDSAISEFEDILRKRHSNNDDTQHARYNLAEAHLRAKHYDTAIHHFQVIVDELQHSSGITSMRTQRARRNLASAYHEAGNFKEALRHLRKLYNDCTDSLGPDHLDTLENYQHLANLVLDIGYFELAIQYFDNLYRDYRRIYGSKHINTLSSRFALANAYLESNRTGECINHLKELLETCVITLGSEHALTVTVREHLETAKEESGQEKETPAE, encoded by the coding sequence ATGAGCACATTGAGGGCAGCAGTCAACATCTCCACAAGCATTGTCAAGTCTCTTGTGAAAGTAGCCGGCTTCGGCTTCGTCGCTGACGCAATAGAAGGTGGGCAAGAGCTCTACCAGCTCGCATGCAGTCTCAAAGACGAAACGTTCGGGAGTGCAGAAGCGCAGATGAGCGGAGCGCTCAGAAGCACGATCAAGAACGAGTTCGAAATTATCGAAGATGGCCTTGTTGTATCCGGCCTTGATTTGAAGAGTATTGATCTATTCATTGGCAGCCTTGAGACCGCGGCCAATGAAACCATAAGAAAGCTCCTCGATGACGAGGATGCATTATGTGAGGCAATCACAAAGCCCGAAACATTCCACGCCTACGTTCTGGAAAAATCGAAACAGGTACGAGTGAACTTCAAACCAGAAGAGGAGCACTACCTCGACAACCTCCTACGCTGCATTGCCGACGAATACCTAGTTTTGGCCCCAAATTCTCCACGCTACAACATGGCTGCACTTAAGGCCGCGCTCGAACAGCTGTACGAAATTATCATAGAAGTAAGAAATATCAAAAGCATCATTGCATCGACAGCAGAAGCTCACAGTAAACAACATGAACAACTCCACAACGATATTGAATCATTGCGCACAGCTCACATAGACACGAGCACTAAAAGTTGTCCAAAGAAACTTAACAATAATGTTTGGGGCAGCCGCCCACGACCGCTGAGACACTGGATCGAACGATACCCTGAAATTGATGGCCAAACACTACAGGATCGTATTTTGAATCCGAGTACGATAAACTTCCCAAGCTTCAACGTATTAATCGGACATGCAGGAAGTGGAAAGACGCGCCTTGCCGCCGCGATAGCAGACAGATGTGAATCCGATGGGTGGTCACTAGTCGCATGGATTAACGCCTCATCTTACAACACAATTACGAACGATATGATAGCATTTGGAGAATCGGTACTCAACGTGATGACAGGACTCTTCGAAGACAGAACTGTTAGAGTCAATCAGGTATTGTCAGTACTGCGGACAAGATCTTACACCAACTGCATCTTTGTCTTCGACAATATTCAAAACATCGACGACTTATCCAGCCTACTTCCAAGCGGACCAGGCATACACATACTCGCAACGACTAGAAATAGGAACGGCTGGCGGCACCAGGACAACTGGAATGAATATATAATCGAAGACTTTACACGCAACGATTCAATCAAACTACTTCAGGACATTACGAAAGACGCGAATCGAGAAGCGGCAAATAACATTGCAAATTACTTGGGTGACTTGCCATTAGCGATAGCACAGGCAGGAACAACGTGCGCCCACTACTATCAAAACCTTGAAGACTACTTCAACGATATACAGTTACACAACGTCGACCGACTCCTTGAAGCCATTGAAGGAACTGAATACAGCACAGGAACCATAACGGCACTACACTTTGCCGTCACAACAACCTTAGATCGCTTGAGCGATGTTACGATACAAATTGAAGCCAAGAAAATACTCACAATCCTATGCTTCCTTGCAGAATCTGGCATACCAAGTAAATGGTTAAAGTTTAGTAACTTTCACTCTAGAAAAGCCTACTCACTCCTTTTTGACTTTTCGATAATATCCGAATCAGCCGATGGCGAAGTTGCTTTCATTCATCGACTCCAAGCACTAGCACTACGCACACACTTAACACCTAACGAACGCGCCATAGCTGAATTAACTTGCGTCAACTTCCTTATCCAGCATTATAAAGACTCTTCAGGCGCCGATACCATCACCACACACAGAGATAGGGCAATAGCGATTACTTCGCAACTCTCGGCTATGAGCCAGCAGCCTCACTCCCATTCCCTCTTTAGGCACGATGAGCTACAGAGCGCTCTGTTCGAGCTACTAGCCTTTGCATATGATCGACATACTGCACACCATACAATAACACTCACACACGCTCTTGGAATTATACAAAACCTGTTAGGAATTGACAATCTAACCGTATTATGCGCGCGCAACAATCTCGCTGAAGCATATTACGACAATGGATACATCATTGAAGCAATTCGCCTATATTCAGAGACTCTTGATCATTGCATTCAGACCCTAGGTGCCAATCATATTGAAACAAGAAATACGCGTAGCAACTTGGCAGACGCATATTTCCAGGCTGGTCACCACGAGAGAATCATAGAGCTTTATGAAGATGCCCTGAATAATGACTTGAAGTCGCTCGGCTCCACACATATCGAGACGCTCACCACGCAACAGCACCTCGCAGATGCGCATTCACGTTCCGACTTAATCGACAATGCTCTGAATCACTATCGAATACTTGCCGATAACCTCACTCAAGCGTTGGGCCCAGATGATGTCGACACTCTGAACGCGCGCTGCAGACTTGCTTTCACATATCACTCAGCTGGATACATTGATGACGCAATCCGGCACTTCAGCACATTGTTACGTGACTGCCAGATAGCACTCGGCTTGAATCATTTTTTAACTCATGAAGTAATCAACAACCTCGCACATACATACAAAGTAGCAGGGCGTAATAACGAGATTATCACTTTGTTAACAGAGGCACTTGACGCTAGTGCACAAACCAACGGGCCAACACATTATTTTACTCTCGAGCTCCAAAACGATTTGGCTAATGCGTACCTCGATATGTCCGATATTGACAGTGCCATATCCGAATTTGAGGACATCTTAAGGAAACGCCATTCAAATAATGACGACACTCAGCATGCGCGATATAATCTTGCGGAAGCACACCTCAGGGCGAAGCACTACGACACTGCCATTCATCACTTTCAAGTCATTGTTGACGAGCTTCAACATTCTAGCGGCATAACTAGTATGCGCACCCAACGAGCTCGTCGCAATCTTGCATCCGCCTATCACGAAGCCGGTAACTTCAAAGAAGCTTTGCGTCACCTTCGTAAGCTTTACAACGACTGCACTGACAGTCTAGGACCGGACCACCTTGACACTCTCGAGAATTACCAGCATCTCGCAAACCTAGTTCTAGATATAGGTTACTTCGAGCTGGCAATACAATATTTCGACAATCTATATAGAGACTATCGACGTATTTACGGATCGAAACACATTAATACATTATCATCGCGTTTCGCTCTTGCAAACGCATACTTGGAAAGCAACCGAACTGGGGAATGCATAAATCATTTGAAGGAGTTACTTGAGACGTGTGTGATCACTTTGGGGAGTGAGCACGCTCTGACAGTAACAGTCCGCGAACATCTTGAGACAGCCAAGGAAGAGTCCGGACAGGAGAAGGAGACACCCGCCGAATAG
- a CDS encoding NAD(P)/FAD-dependent oxidoreductase, translating to MPRHRIVIIGSGFAGLTAARRLKKADADITILARTSHHLFQPLLYQVATGILSEGDIAPTTREILRKQKNVTVLQALVEDIDVEARVVKWRNHNKYEHTEYDTLIVAAGAGQSYFGNDHFAVFAPGMKTIDDALELRARIFGAFELAEIETDPALVGKLLTFVVVGAGPTGVEMAGQIRELASHTLKGEFRNIDPTKARVILVDGAEHPLPPFGEQLGHKTEEALAKLGVEMKMNAFVTDVDAEGVTLKYKSGEEERIESVCKVWAAGVSASPLGRALGEATGAEVDRAGRVSVNKDLTLPGHPEIFVLGDMMAFPGVPGVAQGAIQSARFAADTVAARLAGRKPRATEFSYFDKGSMATIARFKAVVKMGNTKMTGFTAWVAWCFLHLLYIVGFKSQVGTLVNWFFSFLSGARSQRTTTNQQMVGRLAMEQLGAGASGKLVAGEDVVEERIHEA from the coding sequence ATGCCCCGTCATCGCATCGTCATCATCGGCTCCGGTTTCGCTGGTCTGACGGCTGCTCGTCGACTGAAGAAGGCCGACGCCGACATCACTATCCTGGCCCGCACGTCGCACCACCTGTTCCAGCCCCTGCTCTACCAGGTGGCCACCGGCATCCTCTCCGAGGGCGACATCGCCCCCACGACGCGCGAGATCCTGCGGAAGCAGAAGAACGTGACCGTCCTGCAGGCGCTCGTCGAGGATATCGACGTCGAGGCTCGCGTCGTGAAGTGGCGCAACCACAACAAATATGAGCACACCGAGTACGACACGCTGATCGTGGCGGCGGGCGCGGGCCAGTCCTACTTCGGCAATGACCACTTCGCGGTGTTCGCGCCGGGCATGAAGACGATCGATGACGCACTCGAGCTGCGCGCGCGTATTTTCGGCGCGTTTGAGCTGGCGGAGATCGAGACCGATCCTGCTCTGGTGGGCAAGCTCCTCACCTTCGTCGTCGTGGGCGCGGGCCCGACGGGCGTGGAGATGGCGGGACAGATCCGCGAGCTCGCCTCTCACACGCTGAAGGGCGAGTTCCGCAACATCGATCCGACGAAGGCTCGCGTCATCCTGGTGGACGGCGCCGAGCACCCACTCCCCCCGTTCGGCGAGCAGCTCGGGCACAAGACCGAGGAGGCGCTGGCCAAGCTCGGCGTCGAGATGAAGATGAACGCCTTCGTCACCGACGTGGACGCCGAGGGCGTGACGCTGAAGTACAAGTCCGGCGAAGAGGAGCGGATCGAGTCCGTGTGCAAGGTGTGGGCTGCGGGTGTGTCCGCGAGCCCGCTGGGCCGGGCCCTGGGCGAGGCGACGGGCGCCGAGGTGGACCGCGCGGGCCGCGTGAGCGTCAACAAGGACTTGACGCTGCCCGGGCACCCCGAGATCTTCGTGTTGGGCGACATGATGGCGTTCCCGGGCGTCCCCGGCGTCGCGCAGGGCGCCATCCAGTCGGCGCGCTTCGCCGCAGACACGGTGGCGGCGCGCCTGGCGGGCCGTAAGCCGAGGGCGACGGAGTTCTCCTACTTCGATAAGGGGTCGATGGCGACGATCGCGCGCTTCAAGGCGGTCGTGAAGATGGGTAACACGAAGATGACGGGTTTCACCGCGTGGGTGGCTTGGTGCTTCCTGCACCTGCTGTACATCGTCGGCTTCAAGTCGCAGGTGGGCACGCTGGTGAATTGGTTCTTCAGTTTCCTGTCGGGTGCGCGTTCGCAGCGCACGACGACGAACCAGCAGATGGTGGGCCGCCTGGCCATGGAGCAGCTGGGGGCCGGCGCGTCCGGCAAGCTCGTCGCCGGCGAGGACGTCGTCGAGGAGCGCATTCACGAGGCCTGA
- the lipA gene encoding lipoyl synthase, which produces MSTLPDPEGRKLLRIEVRNSQTPIEKKPEWIRTTAKAGENYQDMRSLSHAKGLHTVCAEAGCPNIYECWQDREATFLLGGALCTRRCDFCDIATGRPTEYDKDEPRRIAESVRDLDLRYVTITGVTRDDLPDGAAWLYAQTCRLIHELNPGTGVELLVDDFRGQAESIDMVIEAGPQVFAHNLETVPRIFKKIRPAFNYDRSLAMIKRAHDGGMVTKSNLILGMGETREEVSAAMRDLHESGCDLLTLTQYLRPSPLHHPIDRWVHPEEFVELAAEAEEMGFAGVMAGPLVRSSYRAGLLWAKGMRARGFEIPEQLRHIENSGSTLQEAGSVLARLKERSERHAAMAAAKAASAS; this is translated from the coding sequence ATGAGTACCCTGCCCGATCCCGAAGGACGCAAGCTCCTACGCATCGAGGTGCGTAACTCGCAAACGCCGATCGAGAAGAAGCCTGAGTGGATTCGCACGACCGCGAAAGCCGGCGAGAACTACCAGGACATGCGTTCGCTTTCCCACGCGAAAGGCCTGCACACGGTATGCGCCGAGGCGGGGTGCCCCAACATCTACGAGTGCTGGCAGGATCGCGAGGCGACGTTCCTCCTCGGCGGCGCCCTGTGCACGCGCCGCTGCGATTTCTGTGACATCGCGACGGGGCGTCCCACGGAGTACGACAAGGACGAGCCACGCCGCATCGCCGAGTCGGTGCGTGACCTGGACCTGCGCTACGTGACGATCACGGGCGTGACCCGAGACGATCTGCCCGACGGTGCCGCGTGGCTGTATGCGCAGACGTGCCGCCTCATCCACGAGCTCAACCCGGGAACGGGCGTGGAGCTGCTCGTGGACGACTTCCGCGGACAGGCCGAGTCGATCGACATGGTGATCGAGGCCGGCCCGCAGGTTTTCGCGCACAACCTGGAGACGGTGCCGCGCATCTTCAAGAAGATTCGTCCCGCCTTCAACTACGATCGTTCGCTCGCGATGATCAAGCGCGCCCACGACGGCGGCATGGTCACCAAGTCGAATCTGATCCTCGGCATGGGCGAGACGCGTGAGGAAGTCAGCGCCGCCATGCGCGATCTGCATGAGTCGGGCTGCGATCTGCTGACGCTCACGCAGTACCTGCGTCCCTCTCCCCTGCATCACCCGATCGACCGCTGGGTGCACCCGGAGGAGTTCGTGGAGCTGGCCGCTGAGGCCGAGGAGATGGGCTTCGCGGGCGTCATGGCCGGCCCCCTCGTGCGTTCCTCGTACCGCGCGGGTCTGCTGTGGGCCAAGGGTATGCGTGCTCGCGGCTTTGAGATCCCCGAGCAGCTGCGCCACATCGAGAACTCCGGTTCGACGCTCCAGGAGGCCGGCTCGGTGCTGGCTCGCCTGAAGGAGCGCTCGGAGCGTCACGCGGCCATGGCAGCCGCGAAGGCCGCCTCGGCCTCGTGA
- the lipB gene encoding lipoyl(octanoyl) transferase LipB, with protein MQILSLLDRGLVDYSQVDALQRSLHEEVLAGGEDTLIVSQFTPTWTAGRHTKPEDIPSTTVPIIRTDRAGSATWHGPGQLVVYPVVLLREPVDLVRWIRAVEASVIDTVREAWGLPVHRVEGRAGVWLTEEGRRDRKICAIGLKVARGATLHGVALNVDIDPAHAFEGIIPCGLTDADVTSLSWEGVHTTVAEAATQLIPRMVEHISPCLATQPASVSYTTRSPL; from the coding sequence GTGCAGATTTTGAGCTTACTCGACCGGGGGTTGGTCGATTATTCGCAGGTTGACGCGCTCCAGCGCTCCCTGCACGAGGAGGTCCTCGCCGGCGGCGAGGACACGCTCATCGTTTCCCAGTTCACGCCCACGTGGACGGCGGGGCGCCACACGAAGCCCGAGGATATCCCGTCCACGACCGTCCCGATCATTCGGACGGATCGCGCGGGTTCGGCGACGTGGCACGGCCCCGGACAGCTCGTCGTCTACCCCGTCGTTCTGCTGCGCGAGCCCGTCGATCTCGTGCGGTGGATCCGCGCGGTTGAGGCCTCGGTTATCGACACCGTGCGCGAGGCGTGGGGACTGCCGGTGCACCGCGTCGAGGGACGCGCGGGCGTGTGGCTGACCGAGGAGGGGCGCCGCGACCGCAAGATCTGCGCGATCGGCCTGAAGGTCGCGCGCGGGGCAACCCTGCACGGCGTCGCCCTGAACGTCGATATCGACCCTGCCCACGCCTTCGAAGGCATCATCCCCTGCGGCCTGACCGACGCCGACGTGACCTCCCTGTCGTGGGAGGGCGTTCACACGACCGTAGCCGAGGCCGCGACGCAGCTCATCCCGCGCATGGTGGAGCACATCTCCCCGTGCCTGGCCACCCAGCCCGCTTCCGTTTCCTACACGACGAGGTCCCCCCTATGA